Proteins encoded together in one Corallococcus soli window:
- a CDS encoding PQQ-dependent sugar dehydrogenase, translated as MRILSLPLIVATLLVGCQEDPEPTPPDSGVPQQDAGSPQQDSGIPQQDSGLPEDDAGVPEDDAGVPEDPLPSGPPVPQGPPNVPEFKPAFPGQTRVPAIQTKTPIQVTEIASGFRNPWALAFLPDQRMLVTEKPTGSLYIVTQQGAKSPAVSGLPAVDGRGQGGLLDVEVGPDYAQSQLIYWTYSEPRQGGNGLAVARARLVDGAQPRVENVQVIFRMMPTLESTLHSGGRMVFTPDGKLFVTLGERSILAGRVQAQDVKSHFGKVVRINPDGSVPQDNPYLKTPEAKPEIWSVGHRNVLSAALDGQNRLWTVEMGPRGGDEVNRPEAGKDYGWPTIGYGEDYSGASLHDSPQAPGMEQPVYYWDPVIAPSGMTIYSGTLFPEWRNDMFIGGLSSKALVRLMVRNDRVVGEEHLLKDMDSRIREVVQGPEGALYLLTDATNGKVLKVTPR; from the coding sequence ATGCGCATCCTGTCATTGCCCCTCATCGTCGCCACCCTGCTGGTCGGTTGCCAAGAGGATCCAGAACCCACGCCACCGGACTCGGGCGTCCCGCAGCAGGACGCGGGCTCCCCGCAGCAGGACTCCGGCATTCCACAACAGGACTCGGGCCTCCCTGAAGATGACGCGGGCGTCCCTGAAGACGACGCGGGCGTTCCGGAAGATCCGCTCCCCAGCGGTCCCCCGGTTCCGCAGGGCCCGCCCAACGTGCCCGAGTTCAAGCCGGCCTTCCCCGGGCAGACGCGCGTCCCCGCCATCCAGACGAAGACGCCCATCCAGGTCACTGAGATTGCGTCAGGCTTCAGGAACCCCTGGGCCCTCGCCTTCCTGCCTGACCAGCGCATGCTGGTGACGGAGAAGCCCACCGGCTCGCTCTACATCGTCACGCAGCAGGGCGCGAAGTCCCCCGCCGTCAGCGGCCTGCCCGCCGTGGACGGACGCGGTCAGGGCGGCTTGCTCGACGTGGAGGTGGGCCCGGACTACGCCCAGAGCCAGCTCATCTACTGGACCTATTCCGAGCCACGCCAGGGCGGCAACGGGCTGGCGGTGGCGCGCGCGCGGCTCGTGGATGGAGCGCAGCCTCGCGTGGAGAACGTCCAGGTCATCTTCCGCATGATGCCCACGCTCGAGTCGACGCTGCACTCCGGGGGACGGATGGTGTTCACCCCGGACGGCAAGCTGTTCGTCACGCTCGGGGAGCGCTCCATCCTCGCGGGCCGTGTCCAGGCCCAGGACGTGAAGAGCCACTTCGGCAAGGTGGTCCGCATCAACCCCGACGGCTCCGTGCCCCAGGACAACCCCTACCTGAAGACCCCGGAGGCGAAGCCGGAGATCTGGTCGGTGGGTCACCGCAACGTCCTGTCCGCGGCGCTCGACGGCCAGAACCGGCTGTGGACGGTGGAGATGGGGCCGCGCGGAGGTGACGAGGTCAACCGCCCCGAGGCAGGCAAGGACTACGGCTGGCCCACCATCGGGTATGGAGAGGACTACTCCGGCGCGTCCCTCCACGACAGTCCCCAGGCTCCGGGCATGGAGCAGCCCGTGTACTACTGGGACCCGGTGATTGCCCCCTCGGGGATGACCATCTACTCCGGGACCCTGTTCCCCGAGTGGCGGAACGATATGTTCATCGGCGGCCTGTCCTCCAAGGCGCTGGTGCGGCTCATGGTGCGGAACGACCGCGTGGTGGGCGAGGAGCACCTCCTCAAGGACATGGACTCGCGCATCCGCGAGGTGGTGCAGGGCCCCGAGGGCGCCCTCTACCTGCTCACCGATGCCACCAACGGCAAGGTGCTCAAGGTCACGCCGCGATGA